Proteins from a single region of Nitrososphaerota archaeon:
- a CDS encoding 50S ribosomal protein L22, producing MPHYGYSFEGFDPAVHVRASGREVNVSPKAAREVAVTVKGMYLTKAIDLMEQVEAKKMPVAFRRHKLKVGHRSELQGFPTGSYPVKAAKAYLDVLHNLQGNSEFKGLDPERVRIIHAAGYAGRTVKDYVPRAFGRSSPNFHQLVHIELVGKEV from the coding sequence GTGCCTCACTATGGTTACAGTTTCGAGGGTTTCGACCCAGCGGTACATGTCAGGGCCAGCGGGCGCGAGGTAAACGTCTCTCCGAAGGCCGCCCGTGAGGTCGCGGTAACGGTCAAAGGAATGTACCTGACAAAGGCCATCGATCTGATGGAGCAGGTGGAGGCCAAGAAGATGCCTGTCGCCTTCAGGCGGCACAAGCTCAAGGTCGGGCATAGGAGCGAGCTGCAGGGGTTCCCGACCGGCTCGTATCCTGTGAAGGCTGCGAAGGCATATCTGGACGTCCTCCACAACCTTCAGGGCAACTCGGAGTTCAAGGGTCTCGACCCGGAAAGGGTCCGGATCATCCACGCGGCAGGGTATGCGGGGAGGACAGTGAAGGACTACGTTCCGAGGGCCTTCGGGAGGAGTTCTCCGAACTTCCACCAGCTGGTCCACATCGAGTTAGTAGGCAAGGAAGTGTAG
- the rplX gene encoding 50S ribosomal protein L24: MKFGSQLSPDLREKHHRRTVRPRVGDTVRIVRGEFKDIEGKVTRVNPSSGVVNVEGVNREKLKGGNAPVPVSSSNLVVTSLSLDDKLRKGKLEAPA; encoded by the coding sequence ATGAAGTTCGGATCTCAACTTTCGCCAGATCTGAGGGAGAAGCACCACAGGCGGACAGTCAGGCCGCGTGTCGGGGACACCGTCAGGATAGTCAGAGGCGAGTTCAAGGACATAGAAGGGAAGGTGACGCGCGTCAACCCTAGCTCGGGGGTCGTGAACGTGGAAGGGGTGAACCGGGAGAAGCTGAAGGGAGGGAACGCCCCGGTCCCGGTAAGCTCTTCCAACCTGGTCGTGACCTCTCTTTCGCTTGACGACAAGTTGAGGAAGGGGAAGCTGGAGGCGCCTGCCTGA
- the rpmC gene encoding 50S ribosomal protein L29 encodes MPHLKPKDLRNQDADKLRQTLFDLRSELSKLAGGAQRGIVKKDVGNIRRIRKDIARVVTVMHEKGVAE; translated from the coding sequence ATGCCACATCTGAAACCCAAGGATCTCAGGAACCAGGACGCTGACAAGCTTCGGCAGACGCTCTTCGACCTCAGGTCGGAGCTCTCCAAGCTCGCAGGCGGCGCCCAGAGGGGGATAGTCAAGAAGGACGTCGGGAACATAAGGAGGATTAGGAAGGACATCGCCAGGGTTGTCACTGTCATGCACGAAAAGGGTGTAGCGGAATGA
- a CDS encoding ribonuclease P protein subunit: protein MNVVGERVTVVASSDPSKVGREGTVLLDTAKTLLLGTKEGVMRVEKGTSTFRLESGKVVPGAGLAGRLQDRIGSDAA from the coding sequence ATGAACGTCGTGGGTGAAAGGGTGACGGTGGTCGCGTCAAGCGATCCCTCCAAGGTGGGGAGGGAGGGAACCGTGCTGCTGGACACTGCGAAGACCCTCCTGCTTGGGACAAAGGAAGGCGTCATGAGGGTCGAGAAGGGGACCTCGACGTTCAGGCTCGAGTCCGGGAAGGTCGTGCCGGGAGCCGGCCTTGCCGGCAGGCTCCAGGACCGGATAGGAAGCGACGCCGCATGA
- a CDS encoding 30S ribosomal protein S17: MNAAGLEVAPPKKKCQDERCPFHGHLKIRGRLLSGRAVSASEKSFAVVQMEYLHMVPKFSRGERRRSRVSAHVPPCIEVREGDSVTLGECRPLSKTISFVVVESRRGA; the protein is encoded by the coding sequence ATGAACGCTGCTGGCCTCGAAGTGGCCCCACCGAAGAAGAAATGCCAGGACGAGAGGTGCCCTTTCCATGGCCACCTGAAGATAAGGGGGCGGCTGCTGTCCGGGAGGGCGGTTTCCGCTTCAGAGAAGAGCTTTGCCGTCGTGCAGATGGAGTACCTACACATGGTACCAAAGTTCAGCAGGGGAGAGAGGCGGAGGAGCAGGGTCAGCGCCCACGTCCCGCCATGCATCGAAGTCAGGGAAGGAGATTCGGTCACCTTGGGTGAGTGCAGACCGCTTTCGAAGACGATCTCCTTCGTAGTGGTAGAGTCCAGGAGGGGCGCGTAG
- a CDS encoding 30S ribosomal protein S3, whose product MSVQQRTTVKSILTTSKSYADLDEFFEKELRDAGYGGLEVQKSPVGTTLKVYVARPGLAIGRRGTGIKDLTDKVATKFTFPNPQIAVTEVENPELNARIMAARIGQIVSRGTAFRRAAQWSVNNIMNAGAAGVEISVAGKLRSDRSHGEKYRAGVVPKSGDTADRSVSEATTDLQMKLGLYGIKVKIALRDALPPDFQMKEDVKEEKKEDATSETQGSQEPGR is encoded by the coding sequence ATGTCCGTCCAGCAGCGAACCACCGTAAAGTCGATTCTGACGACGAGCAAGTCGTATGCTGACCTGGACGAGTTCTTCGAGAAGGAGCTGCGGGATGCCGGATACGGTGGGCTGGAAGTGCAAAAGTCTCCCGTCGGAACCACCTTGAAAGTCTACGTGGCTCGGCCGGGGCTCGCCATAGGGAGGCGCGGGACAGGGATCAAGGACCTTACGGACAAGGTGGCCACCAAGTTCACCTTCCCGAACCCTCAGATAGCGGTCACTGAGGTGGAGAACCCGGAGCTCAACGCCAGGATAATGGCCGCGAGGATTGGACAGATTGTTTCCCGCGGGACGGCGTTCCGCAGGGCGGCGCAGTGGTCCGTGAACAACATCATGAACGCGGGGGCCGCCGGCGTGGAGATCTCCGTAGCGGGGAAGCTGAGGAGCGACAGGTCCCACGGCGAGAAGTACAGAGCAGGGGTAGTCCCCAAGAGCGGAGACACAGCGGACAGGTCGGTCAGCGAGGCAACCACCGACCTCCAGATGAAGCTCGGCCTCTACGGGATTAAGGTCAAGATCGCGCTCAGGGACGCGCTTCCGCCGGACTTCCAGATGAAGGAAGACGTCAAGGAGGAAAAGAAAGAAGATGCCACATCTGAAACCCAAGGATCTCAGGAACCAGGACGCTGA
- a CDS encoding 50S ribosomal protein L14: MEEFKNYITRAIPLYAVITCADNTGAKTLRVVQVTKAKGRLSRVPSASVGDSIVCVVKKGPPELKKTVFGAVIVRQKYPVRRVSGQRIVFEDNAAVIITPEGDLKGTDIKGPVASEAAEKWPRIANLASIIV; encoded by the coding sequence GTGGAGGAGTTCAAGAACTACATAACGAGAGCCATCCCGCTCTATGCAGTAATCACCTGCGCAGATAACACCGGGGCGAAGACGCTCCGGGTCGTCCAGGTCACGAAGGCGAAGGGGAGGTTGAGCAGGGTCCCATCCGCTTCCGTCGGCGACTCGATTGTCTGCGTCGTGAAGAAAGGGCCCCCAGAGCTGAAGAAGACCGTCTTCGGGGCTGTCATAGTGAGGCAGAAGTACCCGGTGCGGAGGGTGAGCGGTCAGAGAATCGTCTTCGAGGACAACGCCGCTGTCATCATCACCCCCGAAGGAGACCTAAAGGGGACTGACATCAAGGGCCCTGTAGCGAGCGAGGCCGCAGAAAAGTGGCCCAGGATAGCCAACTTGGCGTCCATAATAGTATAG